CTGACAGCTTTTAAAATTTGGTTACTTTCAGCAGGTTCAGGGAAGTTTTTATAAATATTTTCAACTTCAGGTAGGGCCTTAATATCATGCGCTGTGCTGGAATGCCATAAAACAGCTTCTATGACCTCTTCCTGCGCTCCGGCATGAGCAAGGAAGGCCGCCCCGTCTAAAGGATGGAATCCAGTCTGCTTAAGCTCTTCAGAGTAGCCTACATCATGAAACAGGGCCGCCGTTATCAACCTGTCAGCTTCTTCATCTCTCAGGCCCGTTTGCGTGGCAATGCGCTCAGCCGTTTTTGAGGCTTGCTGCATATGTGCAAATCGAGTTGAGCCTTCTGGGAAAAATGACCCGGCTAGATCTTCGGTTAAGAGTTGTTTTTCTGTTTTTGTTATATTTGGAAATAGTTCTTTAAGTTTACAGGAAAGCTTCACGGAATTCTCCGATTGATTGTTCTTAAGTATATGTATTGTGTACAGCTCATTTGGTAATGGCGTGTTCGGTAAAGTCAAGTTTCGTTTCTGTTACAAAAGAATCAAGCCGCCTGAACTATTATATTCAAGCGGCCTGATATATTGAAATTGATTGGTGAGAATTAAGCAGATATTTTTTTTACTTCCGCAACAAGTTTTTCAAAGACTCCGTCAATATCAAGCTTGGTAGTATCAACGATGATTGCATCGTCTGCCGCTTTTAATGGCGCTTCTTTGCGGTTGCGGTCCTGATCATCTCTTGCTCTGATTTGCTCGATTAGGTCTGAAAGGTCAGCTGGTTTTCCCATTTCCTCCAGCTGTGAAAAACGCCTGCGAGCCCGTTCTTCTAAGTCTGCATCAAGGAAAAATTTGCAGGGTGCCTGCGGGAAGATAACAGTTCCCATGTCTCTGCCTTCCGCAATGAGTGATGTTGTTTCGCCTATCGCGCGTTGGGCGATCTTCTGGAACGCACGAACGGCAGGGATTTTAGCAACATTAGAGGCCCACATGCCCACAGCTTCAGTGCGGATATCATTTGTTAAAGCCACGTCGTTAAGGCTGAGCACCGAATTACTTCCTGAGCCGGACAGGGTAAACGAAAAGCTTTTGAGAGCTTCTTCTATTTTAGAGTTGTCCCAATCCCATGAGCCTTCG
Above is a genomic segment from Desulfovibrio sp. UCD-KL4C containing:
- the cmk gene encoding (d)CMP kinase — protein: MATPFIITLDGPAGVGKSTLAKRLADHFEIAYLDTGAMFRATAWKLGEGSWDWDNSKIEEALKSFSFTLSGSGSNSVLSLNDVALTNDIRTEAVGMWASNVAKIPAVRAFQKIAQRAIGETTSLIAEGRDMGTVIFPQAPCKFFLDADLEERARRRFSQLEEMGKPADLSDLIEQIRARDDQDRNRKEAPLKAADDAIIVDTTKLDIDGVFEKLVAEVKKISA